One Spinacia oleracea cultivar Varoflay chromosome 4, BTI_SOV_V1, whole genome shotgun sequence DNA segment encodes these proteins:
- the LOC110805963 gene encoding probable flavin-containing monooxygenase 1 — MERKVGIIGAGISGLLACKYALAKGYHPLVFESRNTIGGVWTKTLETTKLQTPKSFFQFSDFPWPSSVNTLYPSQIQVFDYVQSYAKHFDLLNHIRFNTKVLNIKYDKGPSNHDHEENQSWGGDDPFGNKGKWIVTSQDLLTQTVEVLQVDFVILCLGRFSDVPNIPEFPIDQGPEIFEGKVMHSMEYSDLDNEKARDLVKGKRVTVVGYRKSALDIAMECSTANGVKNPCTIICRTPHWNISQSIPWANIYLNRFSELLIHKPGEAPLLNFLASLLSPLRWGIGKFVESDIKKKHSLKKIGMVPEHSFLQAMNSCSVVTAPVGFYDNVEKGSIMLKRSQTFSFHKEGVLLRDSIGPIKSDLVIYATGFEGDKKLRDIFLSSEFQKYLTGSFNDTAPLFRECIHPRIPQLAVIGFSEAFSNLFTSEIRCRWLFELLDGKFKLPNIQEMEKDMSVWNNSMYYRRPCIGAMHIWYNDQLCKDMGLNPKRKNGIWAEYFEPYGPMDYA; from the exons ATGGAAAGGAAAGTGGGCATAATTGGAGCAGGCATTAGTGGATTGTTAGCATGCAAATATGCCCTTGCTAAGGGTTACCACCCCTTAGTGTTTGAGTCACGAAACACCATTGGTGGTGTTTGGACCAAAACTTTAGAGACTACAAAGCTCCAAACTCCTAAATCATTTTTCCAGTTTTCTGATTTTCCTTGGCCTTCTTCTGTCAACACACTTTACCCTTCCCAAATACAAGTATTTGATTACGTTCAATCTTATGCTaaacattttgatttgcttAATCACATTAGATTTAATACCAAGGTGTTGAATATTAAGTATGATAAAGGTCCATCTAATCATGATCATGAAGAGAACCAATCGTGGGGTGGTGATGACCCTTTTGGTAATAAGGGCAAATGGATTGTTACCTCGCAAGATCTTCTCACCCAAACGGTTGAG GTGTTGCAAGTAGATTTTGTAATATTGTGTCTAGGACGATTCAGTGACGTGCCAAATATACCAGAGTTCCCCATAGACCAAGGGCCAGAGATATTTGAAGGGAAGGTCATGCATTCAATGGAATATTCTGATTTGGACAATGAAAAGGCTAGAGATTTGGTTAAAGGGAAGCGAGTTACAGTCGTTGGCTACAGAAAATCTGCACTTGACATTGCTATGGAGTGCTCAACTGCTAATG GAGTGAAAAATCCATGCACAATTATATGTAGAACTCCACATTGGAATATATCTCAGTCCATTCCTTGGGCCAACATCTACTTAAACCGCTTTTCAGAACTCTTGATTCATAAACCTGGTGAAGCCCCTCTGCTTAACTTCCTTGCCTCACTATTGTCACCTTTG AGATGGGGAATTGGCAAATTTGTGGAGAGTGATATTAAGAAAAAGCATTCTCTCAAAAAAATCGGCATGGTACCTGAACATAGTTTTTTACAAGCGATGAACTCATGTTCAGTGGTAACAGCACCAGTGGGGTTTTATGACAACGTTGAGAAAGGAAGTATCATGCTCAAAAGATCTCAAACCTTCAGCTTTCACAAAGAAGGTGTTTTACTTCGTGATAGTATTGGACCTATTAAGAGCGACTTGGTTATTTACGCTACTGGATTTGAAGGTGATAAAAAGCTCAGAGATATCTTTCTGTCTTCCGAATTTCAGAAATACCTTACCGGCTCCTTTAATGACACGGCTCCTTTATTTCG GGAATGCATCCATCCACGAATTCCTCAACTAGCAGTCATTGGATTTTCGGAGGCCTTTTCAAACTTGTTCACCTCAGAAATAAGGTGTCGTTGGTTATTTGAACTATTAGACGGGAAATTCAAATTGCCAAATATTCAAGAAATGGAGAAAGATATGTCAGTATGGAACAACTCCATGTACTACAGAAGGCCATGCATAGGAGCAATGCATATTTGGTACAATGATCAGCTTTGCAAGGACATGGGCTTAAACCCAAAGAGAAAGAATGGAATTTGGGCCGAGTATTTTGAACCTTATGGCCCAATGGACTATGCTTAA
- the LOC110805949 gene encoding beta-amyrin 16-alpha-hydroxylase CYP87D16: MWQIMGLYVATMTAICFIFLVHKRRNSRVNKMVLPPGSKGFPFIGETLQLLLPSYSLDLPSFIQTRIQRYGPIFQTRLVGRPVVVSADPGFNRYIVQQEGKMVEMWYLDTFSKIFAQQGEGRTNAAGLVHKYLRNITFTHFGSQTLRDKLLPHLEILVRKTLHGWTSQESIDVKEAALTMTIEFVAKQLFGYDSDKSKERIGDKFANISQGLLSFPLNIPGTTYHSCLKSQREVMDMMRKTLKERLASPDTCQGDFLDHALKDLNTDKFLTEDFILQIMFGLLFASSESTSITLTLVLKFLSENPHVLEELEAEHERILKNRESPDSPLTWAEVKSMTFTLQVINESLRLGNVSLGLLRRTLKDIEINGYTIPAGWTIMLVTSACQYNSDVYKDPLTFNPWRWKEMQPDVIAKNFMPFGGGTRQCAGAEFAKVLMTIFLHVLVTTYRWEKIKGGEIIRTPILGFRNGLHVKLIKKARLS, translated from the exons ATGTGGCAAATTATGGGTTTATATGTTGCAACAATGACAGCAATATGCTTCATTTTCTTGGTACATAAAAGGAGAAATTCAAGAGTGAACAAAATGGTTCTACCTCCAGGGTCTAAAGGTTTCCCCTTTATAGGAGAAACCCTTCAACTCCTCCTCCCTAGTTACTCCCTAGACCTTCCCTCGTTCATTCAAACAAGAATTCAAAGGTATGGACCTATATTCCAGACGCGGCTTGTTGGAAGGCCGGTGGTGGTGTCTGCTGATCCGGGTTTCAACCGGTACATTGTGCAGCAAGAAGGAAAGATGGTTGAAATGTGGTACTTAGACACATTCTCTAAGATCTTTGCACAACAAGGGGAAGGTAGGACTAATGCTGCTGGCCTAGTGCATAAGTACCTTAGAAACATCACTTTCACCCATTTTGGCTCTCAAACCCTTAGGGATAAACTGCTCCCTCATCTTGAAATTTTGGTACGGAAAACTCTACATGGATGGACGTCTCAAGAATCAATTGATGTCAAAGAAGCCGCTTTAACG ATGACCATTGAGTTTGTAGCAAAGCAACTTTTCGGGTATGATTCTGATAAGAGCAAGGAGAGAATAGGTGATAAATTTGCTAATATTTCACAAGGCCTTCTCTCCTTCCCATTGAACATCCCTGGCACTACATACCATAGTTGCTTAAAG AGCCAAAGAGAAGTGATGGATATGATGAGGAAAACTTTGAAGGAGAGGCTTGCTTCACCGGATACATGTCAAGGGGACTTCTTAGATCATGCTCTGAAAGACCTTAACACTGACAAGTTCCTCACCGAGGATTTCATCCTACAGATTATGTTTGGACTCCTCTTTGCTAGCTCTGAATCAACTTCCATCACATTAACTTTAGTCCTCAAATTCTTGTCAGAAAATCCTCATGTTTTGGAGGAATTGGAG GCTGAGCATGAGAGAATTCTTAAGAACAGAGAAAGCCCTGATTCTCCCCTGACTTGGGCAGAAGTGAAATCAATGACTTTCACTCTTCAA GTGATTAATGAATCTTTGAGACTTGGAAATGTTTCTCTTGGATTACTCAGGAGAACATTGAAAGACATCGAAATCAATG GATATACAATTCCAGCAGGATGGACAATTATGCTGGTGACTTCTGCATGCCAATATAACTCTGATGTATACAAAGATCCACTTACCTTCAACCCGTGGCGCTGGAAG GAAATGCAACCTGATGTTATAGCAAAAAACTTTATGCCATTCGGTGGAGGAACAAGGCAATGTGCAGGAGCAGAATTTGCTAAAGTGTTAATGACTATTTTCCTTCATGTCCTTGTTACTACTtacag GTGGGAGAAAATCAAGGGTGGAGAAATCATTCGAACTCCCATTTTAGGATTCCGAAATGGTCTTCATGTTAAGTTGATTAAGAAGGCCAGATTAAGCTGA
- the LOC110805959 gene encoding isocitrate dehydrogenase [NAD] regulatory subunit 1, mitochondrial: MARRHSLQILNKLKSHPVFRCCTRSVTYMPRPGDGATRTVTLIPGDGIGPLVTGAVEQVMDAMHAPIVFEKYEVHGDMKRIPAGVLESIRENKVCIKGGLMTPVGGGVSSLNVQLRKELDLYASLVHCFNVKGLQTRHDNVDIVVIRENSEGEYAGLEHEVVPGVVESLKVITKFCSERIAKYAFEYAYLNNRKKVTAVHKANIMKLADGLFLESCREIAAQYPTIEYNEIIVDNCCMQLVSKPEQFDVMVTPNLYGNLVSNVAAGIAGGTGVMPGGNVGTEHAVFEQGASAGNVGKSELVEQKKANPVALLLSSAMMLRHLQFPSFADRLETAVQRVIEEGKYRTKDLGGNSTTQQVVDAVLANLDS, translated from the exons ATGGCTCGAAGACATTCCCTTCAAATCCTAAATAAACTCAAATCCCACCCTGTTTTCCGATGCTGCACTCGATCGGTAACCTACATGCCCCGCCCAGGTGACGGCGCAACACGGACTGTCACGCTAATCCCAGGTGACGGTATCGGTCCTTTGGTCACGGGCGCAGTAGAGCAAGTTATGGATGCAATGCACGCGCCTATTGTTTTCGAGAAGTACGAGGTTCATGGCGATATGAAAAGGATTCCAGCAGGTGTTCTGGAATCAATCCGTGAAAACAAGGTTTGTATTAAGGGTGGGTTAATGACACCTGTCGGTGGTGGGGTCAGTTCGTTAAATGTGCAACTGAGGAAGGAGCTTGATCTTTATGCTTCATTGGTTCATTGTTTTAATGTCAAAGGGCTTCAAACGAGGCATGATAATGTTGATATTGTTGTTATTCGAGAGAATTCTGAAGGTGAGTATGCTGGATTGGAACATGAGGTTGTTCCTGGTGTTGTTGAAAGCCTCAAg GTGATAACAAAGTTCTGCTCAGAACGTATTGCAAAATATGCATTTGAATATGCTTACTTGAACAACAGAAAGAAAGTGACTGCTGTGCATAAAGCCAACATCATGAAACTTGCAGATGGGCTTTTCTTAGAATCTTGCCGGGAGATTGCAGCACAGTACCCTACCATTGAGTATAACGAGATCATCGTGGATAACTGCTGCATGCAGCTTGTATCCAAGCCTGAACAATTTGATGTCATG GTTACACCTAATTTATATGGTAATCTCGTGTCTAATGTTGCTGCTGGTATCGCTGGAGGAACTGGGGTCATGCCAGGCG GTAATGTTGGTACTGAGCATGCTGTGTTCGAGCAAGGTGCTTCAGCGGGAAATGTAGGGAAGTCTGAATTGGTGGAGCAGAAGAAAGCAAATCCTGTTGCTCTGCTTCTTTCTTCAGCTATGATGTTGAGGCATCTTCAGTTTCCTTCATTTGCAGACCGACTAGAGACTGCTGTGCAGCGTGTAATCGAAGAGGGCAAGTACAGAACCAAGGATCTCGGTGGTAATAGTACTACTCAACAAGTTGTTGATGCCGTTTTAGCCAATCTGGATTCATGA
- the LOC110805957 gene encoding probable flavin-containing monooxygenase 1, whose translation MERKVCIVGAGISGLLACKYALAKGYHPLVFESRSAIGGVWTQTVETTKLQTPKPLFQFSDFPWPSSLETLYPDKNQVYDYIKSYSNHFDLLKHVRFNTKVLSIKFEGPSHEEIQSWALWGGNGEPFGNKGKWIVTIQDLLNQSTEVMHVDFVILCVGRFSDLPNMPHFPSGKGAEVFEGKVMHSMDYSALGDETARNLVKGKRVIVVGSQKSALDIAMECSIANGVEHPCTLICSTPHWNVPDHFPWGVPLTSLYLNRFAELLLHKPREGFFLSLLATLLTPLRWGISKFVECDIKKRHPLKKFNMVPDHSFLQEVSSCMFSTVPQGFYDNVEKGSILLKRSPAFSFCKEGVLLDDNSTKLAESIKSDLVIFATGFKGDQKLKHIFESPKFKDYIFGSSNKTLSLYRECIHPRIPQLAVIGFSESIANLYTSEIRCRWLFELLDGKFKIPSIQEMEKDVLEWDKFMKRYSGKYYRGSCIGALHICYNDQLCKDMALNPKRKKGIWAELFEPYGPIDYASH comes from the exons ATGGAAAGGAAAGTTTGCATAGTGGGAGCAGGAATAAGTGGTTTGTTAGCATGCAAATATGCCCTTGCTAAGGGTTACCACCCCTTAGTTTTTGAGTCACGAAGCGCCATTGGTGGTGTTTGGACTCAAACTGTAGAGACAACAAAGCTTCAAACTCCTAAACCCTTGTTCCAATTTTCTGATTTCCCTTGGCCTTCTTCTTTGGAAACACTTTATCCTGATAAAAACCAAGTTTATGATTACATTAAGTCTTATTCTAATCATTTTGATTTGCTAAAACACGTTAGATTTAACACCAAGGTTTTGAGTATTAAATTTGAAGGTCCATCTCATGAAGAGATCCAATCTTGGGCTCTTTGGGGTGGTAATGGTGAACCCTTTGGCAATAAGGGTAAATGGATTGTCACCATACAAGATCTCCTCAACCAATCAACTGAG GTGATGCATGTAGATTTTGTAATCTTGTGTGTTGGACGATTCAGCGATCTACCAAACATGCCACATTTCCCCTCGGGCAAAGGGGCAGAGGTATTTGAAGGGAAAGTCATGCATTCTATGGATTATTCTGCATTGGGCGATGAAACTGCTAGGAATTTGGTCAAGGGGAAGCGAGTTATAGTGGTTGGCTCCCAAAAATCTGCCCTTGACATAGCTATGGAATGCTCAATTGCTAATG GGGTAGAACATCCATGCACATTAATATGCAGCACTCCACATTGGAATGTACCAGACCATTTCCCTTGGGGAGTTCCTCTTACAAGCTTGTATTTGAACCGCTTCGCTGAGCTATTGCTTCATAAGCCAAGAGAAGGGTTTTTTCTCAGTCTGCTAGCCACATTGCTTACGCCTTTG AGATGGGGGATTAGCAAATTTGTTGAGTGTGATATTAAGAAGAGACATCCTCTGAAGAAATTCAACATGGTACCGGATCATAGCTTCCTACAAGAGGTTAGCTCTTGTATGTTTTCTACTGTTCCACAAGGGTTTTACGACAATGTTGAGAAAGGAAGCATCCTTTTGAAACGATCCCCAGCTTTTAGCTTCTGCAAAGAGGGTGTTCTACTTGATGATAATAGTACTAAACTGGCGGAATCTATTAAGAGCGACTTGGTTATTTTTGCTACTGGATTTAAGGGTGATCAGAAGCTCAAACACATCTTTGAATCTCCCAAATTTAAGGATTATATTTTTGGCTCCTCCAACAAAACACTTTCACTATACAG GGAATGTATCCATCCACGGATTCCACAGCTTGCGGTGATTGGATTCTCGGAGAGCATAGCGAACTTGTACACTTCAGAAATAAGGTGTCGTTGGTTATTTGAACTACTCGATGGAAAATTCAAAATCCCAAGTATTCAAGAAATGGAGAAAGATGTCTTGGAATGGGACAAGTTTATGAAGAGGTACTCAGGCAAGTACTATAGAGGATCTTGTATTGGAGCATTGCACATTTGCTACAATGATCAGCTTTGCAAGGACATGGCCTTGAACCCAAAGAGAAAGAAGGGGATTTGGGCCGAGTTGTTCGAACCTTATGGCCCAATAGATTATGCATCACATTAA